The Streptomyces sp. WZ-12 genome segment TGGCAGCACCTAGGGAGCACCAACCATGAGCACGCCCCCCACCGCCGCCGGGTTCTCGCTGCCCGGCCCGCCGAACCTCGTCAGCTCGCTGCGGTCCCGCCGCACCGGGGCGGTCCCCGGGCTGAGGTACCGTCCCGCCGCGCCGGCCGATCCGGAGAAGGCCGCGGAGGTAGACCGCCGGTTGGAAGCCTGGGCCCGCGAGTTGGACCTCTTCCCAGCCCAGTGGTCCGGGGACTTCGCGGAGTTCCAGTGCGGCCGGGCCGTCGTCCTCCAGCACCCCGCCGCGGCCGACCTCGAACGCCTCACCGTCGCGGGCAAGTTCCTGCTGGCCGAGAACATCGTCGACAGTTGCTACTGCGAGAAGGACGAGGGTCGCGGCGCCGTGCGCGACCGCCTGGGCGGCCGGCTGGTCCTGGCGCAGTCGGCGCTCGACCCGTTCCACGGCGCTGCCACGCAAGAGGCGGAGTGGCGCCGGGGCATGCAGGCCGACGGCCCCCTGCGCTCCTACCAGGCGGCGATGCAGGACTTCGCGGCCGTCGCCACGCCCAGCCAGACGGACCGTTTCGTCCACGACATGGCCCGGCTGCACCTGGGCTATCTGGCCGAGGCGTCCTGGGCCCAGACCCGGCACGTGCCGCGGGTCTGGGAGTACTTGGTGATGCGGCAGTTCAACAACTTCCGCCCCTGCCTGTCCGTGGTCGACACCGTCGACGGCTACGAACTGCCCGAGGCGCTCTACGCCCGCCCGGAGGTCCAGCGGGTCACGGCGCTGGCCAGCAACGCCACGACCATCGTCAACGACCTCTACTCCTTCACCAAGGAGCTGGCCAGCGACCCCACCCACCTGAACCTCCCGCAGGTGGTGGCCGCCAACGACCAACGCGGCCTGAGGGCCGCCTACTTGAAGAGCGTGGAGATCCACAACGAGGTCATGGAGGCGTTCGAGACGGAGTCAGCACCGCTGGCCGCCAGCTCACCCCTCCTCGCACAGTACGTCCGGGGCCTGTCCGACTGGGTCGCCGGCAATCACGAGTGGCACGCCACCAACACCGATCGCTACCAGTTGCCCGACTACTGGTAGACCGAACAGCGCACCGCCGCAAGGAGTCAGCTTTGACCATTGCCCACGCCGACACCGCCCGTACACCGGTGCCGACCCAGTCCACGTACCAGTCGCGGGTCGCGGACTACTGGAACACCGAGGAGAACCCGGTCAACCTCGAACTGGGGAAGATCGACGACCTGTACCACCACCACTACGGCATCGGGGACGCCGACCGGTCGGTACTGGACGAGCCGGACCTCGCCCTGCGCCGCGAGCGGACCACCGCCGAGCTGCACCGCCTGGAGCACACCCAGGCTGAGCTGCTCGCCTCGCACCTCGGTGACCTCTCGCCCACCGACCGGGTCTTCGACGCCGGTTGTGGCCGCGGTGGCGGCAGCGTCACCGCGCACCTGCGCTACGGCTGCCACGCCGACGGGGTCACCATCTCCACCAAGCAGGCCGAGTTCGCCAACGAGCAGGCCCGCAAGCGGGGCATCGACGACAAGGTGCGCTACCACCACCGCAACATGCTCGACACCGGTTTCGAGTCCGGCGCGTACGCGGCGTCGTGGAACAACGAGTCGACCATGTACGTCGAGCTGGACCTGCTCTTCAGGGAGCACGCCCGGCTGCTGCGGCGCGGGGGCCGGTACGTCACGATCACCGGCTGCTACAACGACGCCTACGGGCGCGCCTCCCGCGAGGTGTCGTTGATCAACGCCCATTACATCTGCGACATCCACCCCCGCTCGGAGTACTTCCGGGCCATGGCCAACAACCGGCTCGTCCCGGTGCACGTCGAGGACCTCACCCAGTCCGCGCTGCCGTACTGGGAACTGCGCCGGGAGGCGGACCACTTGGTCACCGGCATCGAGGACACCTTCCTCAACGCCTACCGCAACGGCAGCTTCCAGTACCTGCTGATCGTCGCCGACCGGGTGTGAGGTGATGGGGCCGCGCCGTCCCTTGCGCGGCCCCATCACCCGACGACCGGGGGCGGCCGTCCCTACCGTGCGCTCATGCGCACCGCGCTCGGCGCCGGGGGCGTCGCGCCCTCGGCAATTCCGGGACCACGGGAACATTCCGACCGGCGGCCACGTTGGCCCAGGGCCCGACCGCCTCACGACCCCGGGAGAACCGTGCCCCACACCACGCCGCCCGTCGACGCCCTCTCCCCCGCCCTTCCCGCCCTCGACGCCCAGGCCGAGCGGCTGATCGGGCTGGGGGTGCACGAGATCGCCGGGCTGCCGGCGGCCGAGGTCCGCGCGTTCGCCGCCACCGTCGCCTCCCGGGCGGGCGACGAGGGCGCGCTGCTCGCCGTCCACCCGGACCGCGCCCCCGCCTCCGCCCTCGCGCCGCTGCTCCGCCACGGCGGCAAACCCGGCTTCGTCGTCGTCGACATGCCCGACGTCGACCACTTCGCCCCGCTCGCCACCCTCCCCCTGCCCGACGCCCCGCTCTACCTCCTCACCAACCCCGACCGCGGCGACCACCTGGCCAACTGGAGCCCGAACGAGGCGCTGCCCGCACTCACCGCGGACGCCCGCACGCCGCTGCTGCTCACCGAGGGCATCCACTGGGTCCTCCAGCAGCCCGCCGTCCTTGAGCGCAACCACTGCTTCATGACCATCGGCTCCCGACTCCCCAAGCCCAACGGCACCCTGGACGCCCGCACCCCGGCCCTCTGGCTCAGCAACGGCACCGGGCGGGACGGCCGCGAGCGCCGCAACGCCCCCAAGGTGGGCTGGTGTTGGGCGGGCAACCGCCACACCTGGCTGGGCTTCGCCTCCGCGTCCGGCCGACGGACCCAGGACGCGTAACGGGGCGGGCATCGCGTAGCGGGGAGTCGCGGCGCACCCGAAGGTGTCCGCCGCGGCTCCCTACAACTTCAGCCCGTTCCGGGTGATGTACCAGTTGTGGAAGGTGAGCAGTCCGCCGAGCAGCGCCAGCCACAGCACGGTGCTGACGAGCGGGAAGGAGTCCACCGGGATCGTGTAGGCCAGCACCACCCGCAGCGCCGCGTCGAGCAGGAAGACCGCGCCCCACACCGCCGTGACCAGCCGCAGGTGGTGACGGAACGTCGGCTCCACGTCCCAGCGCGCCTCCCATGCGACCAGCCCGGCCTCGCCGACCTTGGCGATGACGATGCCGCGCGAGGCCGTCATGATGAACGGACGCCGGGTGAGCAGCGTGCCGAGCACCCAGAATCCGATCGCGGCGGTCAGCCAACTGTCCCGGACCATCAACACCCGCGGGCTGCCGGTGATCGCCGACAGCAGCGCGCCGACCACCACCAGGCACAGCGTGAACACCGCCATCGCCTCCACGCGCCGCTGCCGCACGATGCCGTGGACGATCCACGGCAGCGTCAGCAGGCCGCCGGCGACCATCGAGAGCCACTGGCCGGCGCCGAGCGCGCGCAGCCCGTAGTAGGAGCCGAGCGGGACGACGAGCTCGAAGAGCACCTGCGCCACGAGCCGTCGGCGCAGCCTGGCCGTGCGGCGTAAGGCGGCCGCCGCGGCGTCCGGATCGGCCTGTGGTGCCG includes the following:
- a CDS encoding family 2 encapsulin nanocompartment cargo protein terpene cyclase, with protein sequence MSTPPTAAGFSLPGPPNLVSSLRSRRTGAVPGLRYRPAAPADPEKAAEVDRRLEAWARELDLFPAQWSGDFAEFQCGRAVVLQHPAAADLERLTVAGKFLLAENIVDSCYCEKDEGRGAVRDRLGGRLVLAQSALDPFHGAATQEAEWRRGMQADGPLRSYQAAMQDFAAVATPSQTDRFVHDMARLHLGYLAEASWAQTRHVPRVWEYLVMRQFNNFRPCLSVVDTVDGYELPEALYARPEVQRVTALASNATTIVNDLYSFTKELASDPTHLNLPQVVAANDQRGLRAAYLKSVEIHNEVMEAFETESAPLAASSPLLAQYVRGLSDWVAGNHEWHATNTDRYQLPDYW
- a CDS encoding geranyl diphosphate 2-C-methyltransferase; this encodes MTIAHADTARTPVPTQSTYQSRVADYWNTEENPVNLELGKIDDLYHHHYGIGDADRSVLDEPDLALRRERTTAELHRLEHTQAELLASHLGDLSPTDRVFDAGCGRGGGSVTAHLRYGCHADGVTISTKQAEFANEQARKRGIDDKVRYHHRNMLDTGFESGAYAASWNNESTMYVELDLLFREHARLLRRGGRYVTITGCYNDAYGRASREVSLINAHYICDIHPRSEYFRAMANNRLVPVHVEDLTQSALPYWELRREADHLVTGIEDTFLNAYRNGSFQYLLIVADRV
- a CDS encoding DUF5701 family protein → MPHTTPPVDALSPALPALDAQAERLIGLGVHEIAGLPAAEVRAFAATVASRAGDEGALLAVHPDRAPASALAPLLRHGGKPGFVVVDMPDVDHFAPLATLPLPDAPLYLLTNPDRGDHLANWSPNEALPALTADARTPLLLTEGIHWVLQQPAVLERNHCFMTIGSRLPKPNGTLDARTPALWLSNGTGRDGRERRNAPKVGWCWAGNRHTWLGFASASGRRTQDA
- a CDS encoding VC0807 family protein, yielding MTAADAPSPTMGPGPAPQADPDAAAAALRRTARLRRRLVAQVLFELVVPLGSYYGLRALGAGQWLSMVAGGLLTLPWIVHGIVRQRRVEAMAVFTLCLVVVGALLSAITGSPRVLMVRDSWLTAAIGFWVLGTLLTRRPFIMTASRGIVIAKVGEAGLVAWEARWDVEPTFRHHLRLVTAVWGAVFLLDAALRVVLAYTIPVDSFPLVSTVLWLALLGGLLTFHNWYITRNGLKL